Part of the Brevinematia bacterium genome is shown below.
GGATAAAATACGTTTTTACCTGCCCTTTTAGGGATTGAAACGCGCAAGAGATCTAGAACCTGGGACATTCCGCTGGTGGTTTTTACCTGCCCTTTTAGGGATTGAAACCCTCAGCTCAGGAGGTGTATATGCAGGAAGTGAAAGAGTTTTTACCTGCCCTTTTAGGGATTGAAACAGAAGGAAGGTAGCAAAGAAGTGTCTAAATTTATGTGGGTTTTTACCTGCCCTTTTAGGGGTTGAAACTTCTAAAAATTTTAGACTTCACTCTCCGAGGATAGGTTTGTTGACAGAGAGTGGAATAAATGTATAAAATTTAGAGTGTCTACCTTTGCGAGGTCGTCTAACTGGCAGGACACGGGACTTTGGATCCCGCAGTGAAGGTTCGAGTCCTTCCCTCGCAGTGCTACGGGCCTATAGCTCAGGTGGATAGAGCATCGGTTTCCTAAACCGAGTGGGCTGGTTCGAGTCCAGCTAGGCCCAAAAGGAGACTAGAATGGTTCTTACAACAATACTCTCAGTGCTACTCGTAATAAATGCAATACTTCTGGTAATCGTAATCCTCCTACAGAGCAGAGGAGGCGCAGAAATAGGAATATTTGGAGGAAGTAACCTCCTAAATCCCTTTGGCTCAAGAGCCGGAGATATTCTCTCAAACATAACTAAGATCCTCGGAATATCCTTCATGGTTCTAGCATTCCTAATCTCATTCTCCATATCTAAGTCTACAATAAAAGTCCCCGTCCAAAAGCAACAATCAATTGAGCAACTACCACAACAAACAACCGAACCTACACCACAACAAACACCACAACCAATTGAACAGCTACCACAACAAACCGAACCACTATCAACATCTCAGTAAGCATAAAAACTCTAACCTACAAACCCATAAACATCACTATACTACCATAACCCTCCCAAGTTGACGGAACAAACACCCTCACCACACCATCGTAAATGATAGATATATCCTCAAAACCCCCCACATGACTAGGCAAAAATATCCTGCTATCTATAATCTGATCTCTTAGAACCCCAGAGTCACTAACCTCAACTATCCTTACAAAAGCACTACCAAGACCATCACTTTCAACTACCGCCCAAAGACTGTGGTTAAAATACCTAATCCCAGCTAGATCGTAAATAGTGTTAGTTGTGGAAAATGAAAAGTTAGTGTGAAAGCTGTTATTGGTAAAAGTGACAATCCTAAGTTCATTAGTTTTAGCAAAAGCAAAATGCAGACTCCCACTCGGAAAACTAACAACACCAACTTTCTCAGTTCCCCCTACATTCGTTTCAAATAAAACTCCAAAATTGGTGAAAACGCTAACCTTGTCACTATTATATACGGAAAACAATACCCTCTCAAGAGCTGGATACCTCTCTGATTTCACCTTAAAACTACCCCCAAGATTCGTAACAAAGTTTGTAAAGTTATTAGAAACATCTGTCACCAGAAGAGTAAAATTAGTCTTAACTCTTATTACAAGACACTTGTTGCTAACTCTAGTAAAGTCAAAGTCTTCTACACTTCCAAGGTTTGCAAGCTGATAAAAGTTCGTAAGATCAGCATTAAGATTCGTTCTTATGATCAAAGCCTGATCCTCTCTTATGTAACCTACCAAAAACTTGCTATCCAAACTTATGCTCCTTATCTTCCCAGTAGAAAGTATGTTCAGAGAACCAGGTGTTATCCTCTCTCTTGAGAAGTTATTTTCCTCCTTGGCAACAAAAAGCGACGAAAAAACACTGTCAGTGAAAAAGAGTCTCACTCTGTCCAAAGATAATTCAGAGTTGATGAAATAGTAATTCCTAGCACTCACCCTGTTTAGCTCATAACGAAAGTAGTTTGCTACTACAACCGGTAGAAAACAAACTTGAGAAATATTCCCACCCATGTCCTTAGCCCACATCCTAAGCACATTCGTCCCATTACTGAGAACGTAAGTGTTCAAAACTAATGAATTCGTACCAAAATTCTCAAAAATATACTCATTAGTTACATTACCACACCCTAGGTATACAAAAGTTTTATTAGAGTCTATCACTTCAATAGGTATGCTAAACGACGCCCCATATAGATACGAATTACTACCAATAAGAAAACTGAGATATGGTGGAGAAAAGTCAAACAGAAACTCCCTAACATTTGTTATCTTATCATCTACGACCACACTAATACTGTTCGTCCGATTTTCATCAAACAAATCTGAAGTAATGAGAAACTTCAAGTTCGTTACTCCGTTCGTAGCCATAACAAGAGATGAGTTTGTAAAAACTTTAAGTGAGGTATAATTGGTAGCAGTTAAGGATATATCAAAGTAAAAGTCACAATTGGTTACTACAAAACCCTGTGGCAAAACTGAAAGCATAAGCTCATTTGAAATCCAACAAGTCACAACCCTTCTAGAAGATGTATTTCCTAAAGAATCCCGAGCATAAGCCCCTATTTCAAGCATTCCATTTGTAAAATCGTAGGTATTCACCTCTGCTTCCCAGAAAGTCTGGTTAGTAAAACTATAACTCACCCCCCTAACCTCAAGATAAGTTATAGCCCCACTCTCATCTTCAGTCTTACCAACAATTAAAACCAAACCACTAAGAACTGAAGAATTTGTTGGGAAAATAATCTCCACATAAGGAGGAGAAATATCAAATACTTTGTTTGTATTAGAAGGTTCAAGAGTTTCGTAAAGATTTATTCTAAAATTGCATCCTAGAACTAGCAATAATAAAGCTAAATAGGCTAACAAGAAACTCTTGTATTTCATTCTTCAAAACTCAATATTTTTCAACATAGGTAGACACAAGGTATGTTTCATACCCTTTCTTCTTTAAAATATCTCTGACCTTAACTGCACTGTCTTTATCCCCATAGTCTCCTACTCTGACTCTATTGAATGTTGTGTTTTCAATTACCTTTACAGTTATATATGAGTTATCAAATCCATCCCTTCTAAGCTTTTCCAGCAAATTTTGAGCTAAAGCTCTATTGGTAAAAGCACCAACCTGGACTGCAAATTCGTAAGCACTCTCCTTGCTAAACGAATAATACTCTCCTACCATTTTACTATACTCTTCCTCAGAAAATACCCCACTTCCAAGCTTGACAATTCTAATTCTTGCAAAAGTAATACCATCTCTTATCATATCAATTTCCTGAGCAGACCTTTTTGAGATATCAAGTATTCTACCCTCAACAAAAGGACCTCTGTCATTCACCATTACTACAACAGACTTACCATTCTTAGTATTCATAACTTCAAGTATCGTTCCAAAAGGAAGCGTCCTACTAGCACAGGTATATTTGTTATAATCAAACACAGCTCCACTTGCAGTTTTCCTACCAGCAAACTCTTCACCATAGAAAGAAATATACCCATAGAAGTATTCTTCCTGACTACCAAAGCAAATAGGCAAAAAACTTAGCAAAAAAGTAACTACAAAAATACCAACACCTATCACCATCTTCCATCGCATAAACTTATGATAAACAAAGCTTTTTGTTTTTTTCAATCTAGAATGAAGCAGTGTAATAAATTCTACACCTCCACTGGGTAAGCAAGTAAGATTCTAAAATTTTCTTACTTGCCCTTTGGTCTTCTCAGTCA
Proteins encoded:
- the secG gene encoding preprotein translocase subunit SecG, whose protein sequence is MVLTTILSVLLVINAILLVIVILLQSRGGAEIGIFGGSNLLNPFGSRAGDILSNITKILGISFMVLAFLISFSISKSTIKVPVQKQQSIEQLPQQTTEPTPQQTPQPIEQLPQQTEPLSTSQ
- a CDS encoding septal ring lytic transglycosylase RlpA family protein, giving the protein MRWKMVIGVGIFVVTFLLSFLPICFGSQEEYFYGYISFYGEEFAGRKTASGAVFDYNKYTCASRTLPFGTILEVMNTKNGKSVVVMVNDRGPFVEGRILDISKRSAQEIDMIRDGITFARIRIVKLGSGVFSEEEYSKMVGEYYSFSKESAYEFAVQVGAFTNRALAQNLLEKLRRDGFDNSYITVKVIENTTFNRVRVGDYGDKDSAVKVRDILKKKGYETYLVSTYVEKY